The following DNA comes from Candidatus Auribacterota bacterium.
ATGGATTACCTGCGCCGATATGGGAAAGATTTCGACTCCATAGCCGTCGCCGTTAACATCGATGACGTGGGATATGTCCGCGGAAGGAGCGCCTATTCCCTCTACGACTGCCCGAAGGAAATCCGGGTGTGCGCGGACAGGGCGTTTGGCGCGTGCGGCGGGATCGTGAAGGGAGAGCAATGGCAGCAGGGCGATCACATGGTCTTCGTTCAGAATGGGAGGCCCGCGATAGCCTTCACGTCGGAAAACATGCGCGAGCTGATGGCGACGATCACGCATACCGCCGCTGACACGCCGGAGATCGTCGACTGCGGCAAACTCTACGAGGTGGCGCGCGCGCTGGAAAGCTTCATCACCCGCTTCCCGGAGCCCGCACAACGGCCATGACCCCGGACAAGATCATCATCGCGAACGCGCGGACCCACAACCTGAAGGGCATCTCCCTGGAGATCCCCAAGCACCGGATCGTGGTCTTCACCGGCGTGTCGGGGTCGGGGAAATCGTCCCTGGTCTTCGACACGATCTACACAGAGGCCCAGCGGCAGCTCATCGAAACATTCTCCTCCTTCGCGCGGGCCCGGCTCCCCAAGCTCTCCAAGCCCGACGTGGAGGAGATACGGAACATCTCGACAGCCATCGTGATCGACCAGAAACGGATGGGGACGACGCTGCGCAGCACGGTGGGGACCGCGACGGAGCTCTACACCTACCTGCGGCTCCTGTTCTCGCGGTGCGGCACGCCGTTCATCGGCCCGTCGTTCTTTTTCGGGTTCAATCATCCGGCGGGGATGTGCCCCGCCTGCAAGGGGCTCGGGAAGAGGATACGGATCGACACGACCCTCCTGCTCGACGAGGAGAAGACCATCCGGGAGGGGGCGATCGTCCATCCCGACTACAAGGTGGGCGCGTGGAACTGGCTGGAGATGGTGGCGATCGGCCTGTTCGATGTGGACAAGAAGCTGAAGGATTTCTCCGAGAAGGAGCGCGCCGACCTGCTCTACGCGGAGGGGATCCCGGTCGATAAGACGCACGGCGCCGGGACCTACACGAAGAACTACCAGGGGGTCGTCAGGAAGCTCGAGCGGCTGCACATCAACAAAGCGAAGGACCAGCTCTCCGCGGCGCGGCGGGACGCGTACGAGCGGTACTTCGTCTACTCGGACTGCGATTCCTGCGGGGGGGCGCGGATCAACGAGAAGGCGCGGTCCGTCACCCTGAACGGCAGGACGATCCCCGATCTGGTGAACATGGAGCTCACCGACCTCCGCAAGTTCCTCGCAACGGTCGGCGGGGATGTCGCGCGGCCGATGGTCCGGAAGATGCAGCAGATGCTCTCCTATATGGTTGACATCGACGTGGGGTACCTGTCGCTCAACCGCGCCGTGGCCACGCTCTCGGGCGGGGAGAGCCAGAGGGTGAAGATGGCACGGCAGCTCGGGTGCGACCTCGTGGACCTGATGTACATCCTGGACGAGCCGTCGATCGGCCTCCACCCGAAAGACATCAACGCGATGATCGGGATGCTGAAAAAGCTGAGGGACAAGGGAAACAGCGTTCTGGTCGTCGAGCACGACCCGGCAGTGATACGGGCGGCCGACTATGCCGTCGACATCGGGCCCCGCGCCGGAAGGCAGGGGGGGGAGGTGGTGTATGCCGGGACGGTCGACGGGCTCCTGCGGTCGAAAGGGATCACTGGGGAGTACCTGAACAGGAACACGAGGGACGGCGGCCGGCGAAAGGCATGGACGAAGTCCATCGAGATCAGGAATGCGACCCTGCATAATCTAAAAAATGTCTCAACCAGGATCCCCCGGGGCGTGCTCACGTGCGTGACCGGCGTGGCGGGCTCCGGGAAGAGCAGCCTTATCCACGGCGTGTTCATCGAGGAGAACAGGGATGCGGTCAGTATCGACCAGTCGCCCGTCGGAAGATCCTCGAGATCCAACCCCGCGACATACATCGGCTTTTTCGACCTGATCAGAAAGGAGTTCGCGCGTGCCACGGCGGCGGCCCCCTCGCTGTTCAGCTTCAACTCGAAGGGCGCATGCCCCCAGTGCAAGGGCCTTGGCACAATAAGCGTGGAGATGAGTTTCCTGGACGAGATCAAGATAACCTGCGACGAGTGCCAGGGAAAAAGGTACACGGAGGATGTCCTCGCCCTGCGGTACAGAGGGAAGAATATCCATGACATCCTGAACATGACTGTTGCTGAGGCGCAGGAGTTCTTCAACAATCCCGAGATCAATAAGAGACTGCGGATCCTGTGCGACGTGGGATTGGACTACCTGGAGATCGGGCAGCCGTTGAGCACGCTGTCGGGAGGCGAGGCCCAGAGGATCAAACTGGCGTCGGAGCTGCATAAAAAGGGCGAGATATATATCATGGACGAGCCCACCACGGGGCTCCACATGGCCGATATCGAAAAACTGCTGCAGATCATCAGGAGCCTGGTCGATAATGACAATACCGTAATCGTGATCGAGCACAACCTGGATGTCATACAATGCGCCGACTGGATCATCGACCTGGGACCGGAAGGGGGCGCCAGGGGAGGGACAATCGTGTGTGAGGGAAC
Coding sequences within:
- a CDS encoding excinuclease ABC subunit UvrA, with protein sequence MTPDKIIIANARTHNLKGISLEIPKHRIVVFTGVSGSGKSSLVFDTIYTEAQRQLIETFSSFARARLPKLSKPDVEEIRNISTAIVIDQKRMGTTLRSTVGTATELYTYLRLLFSRCGTPFIGPSFFFGFNHPAGMCPACKGLGKRIRIDTTLLLDEEKTIREGAIVHPDYKVGAWNWLEMVAIGLFDVDKKLKDFSEKERADLLYAEGIPVDKTHGAGTYTKNYQGVVRKLERLHINKAKDQLSAARRDAYERYFVYSDCDSCGGARINEKARSVTLNGRTIPDLVNMELTDLRKFLATVGGDVARPMVRKMQQMLSYMVDIDVGYLSLNRAVATLSGGESQRVKMARQLGCDLVDLMYILDEPSIGLHPKDINAMIGMLKKLRDKGNSVLVVEHDPAVIRAADYAVDIGPRAGRQGGEVVYAGTVDGLLRSKGITGEYLNRNTRDGGRRKAWTKSIEIRNATLHNLKNVSTRIPRGVLTCVTGVAGSGKSSLIHGVFIEENRDAVSIDQSPVGRSSRSNPATYIGFFDLIRKEFARATAAAPSLFSFNSKGACPQCKGLGTISVEMSFLDEIKITCDECQGKRYTEDVLALRYRGKNIHDILNMTVAEAQEFFNNPEINKRLRILCDVGLDYLEIGQPLSTLSGGEAQRIKLASELHKKGEIYIMDEPTTGLHMADIEKLLQIIRSLVDNDNTVIVIEHNLDVIQCADWIIDLGPEGGARGGTIVCEGTPEDLMRCGESFTGRYLRGEETCAEDA